The Flavobacteriales bacterium genome contains a region encoding:
- a CDS encoding histone deacetylase gives MKVAFSPIYRYDLLPVGHRFPMDKYDLLSEQLLREGTVDSIDFFHPEPLTEEQILRTHSSDYWDKLKHGTLSRKEIRAMGFPFHESLVWRGRHIANGTLQCAYHAMQGGVSLNIAGGTHHAYADRGEGFCLFNDMAIASTELLYRGDVSQILIIDLDVHQGNGTAHIFQDEPRVFTFSMHGAHNYPLRKEQSDLDIGVPDGTGDATYLEILSEQLPRLIDTVTPDLIFYLSGVDVLKSDKLGRLGMSLQGCRERDRRVFEVAREAEIPVAVSMGGGYSERIRDIIEAHANTFREAKRVFS, from the coding sequence ATGAAAGTCGCTTTCAGTCCTATCTATCGCTACGACCTCTTACCTGTAGGACATCGCTTCCCGATGGACAAATACGACTTACTGTCCGAGCAATTGCTACGCGAGGGTACTGTGGATAGTATCGATTTCTTCCATCCCGAGCCCTTGACCGAGGAGCAGATATTGCGCACCCATAGCTCCGACTATTGGGATAAACTCAAGCACGGCACTTTGAGCCGTAAAGAGATACGCGCCATGGGCTTTCCCTTTCACGAGAGCCTGGTCTGGAGAGGGCGGCATATCGCTAATGGTACATTGCAGTGTGCCTATCATGCCATGCAAGGCGGTGTCTCCCTCAATATTGCAGGAGGCACCCACCATGCCTATGCCGATAGAGGTGAGGGCTTCTGTCTTTTCAACGATATGGCCATCGCCAGTACCGAGCTGCTCTATCGCGGGGATGTGAGTCAGATCCTCATCATCGATCTGGATGTACATCAGGGAAATGGCACCGCACATATCTTCCAGGATGAGCCGCGTGTATTCACTTTCAGCATGCATGGGGCACATAACTATCCTCTTCGTAAAGAGCAGAGTGACCTGGACATAGGCGTGCCGGATGGTACAGGAGATGCGACCTATTTGGAGATCCTATCCGAGCAACTCCCTCGATTGATCGATACGGTAACCCCCGATCTCATCTTCTATTTGAGTGGCGTGGACGTACTGAAGAGCGACAAGCTCGGCCGCTTGGGCATGAGCCTGCAGGGATGCAGGGAGCGGGACCGAAGGGTGTTCGAAGTTGCCCGAGAAGCCGAGATACCCGTGGCCGTGAGCATGGGCGGAGGCTATTCCGAGCGCATACGCGATATCATCGAAGCTCATGCCAATACCTTCAGAGAGGCAAAGAGGGTGTTTTCTTGA